In one Mucilaginibacter sp. PAMB04168 genomic region, the following are encoded:
- a CDS encoding AsmA family protein yields MPKWLKIVLKVVAGIILLFVLLSVGLLIYINTNKGKVLTLITSTLNKNLDGKLTIGDMETTFFKGFPGISVTLKNVLIKDKRWPEHRHTLLDAKDFDVSINTASLLRGTIRISNIDISNAAIDLYKDSTGYSNTSVFKKKKQQPKTEQSDDGGSSAEFGKFTLKKVSFAVNNQKNNKLFQFYINQLAGKMNYPDTGWRADLQLNVLTKSLAFNTLKGTFLKDKTIAGQMIAGYNEDNGKIKVTSKNLTIGQDPFQINASFMTAKKETEFKILVIANEITWRNASALLAENIRITLDKFNLTKPIKINAKIAGSFGGGDPLLHVTGNIRNNTLSIPGGKIDSCSFDAEFNNHAAANKGYDDENSTIRLFRFSGRYNHLPFVIDTGSIINLKKPIATGNFQAKFPLANLNYTFGDVAKFTRGTANVKLRYKADVVNYRLNKPVIAGLISFKDADAVYLPRNLAFKNTSLSLNFIKDDLILNNIRLQSGHSVVTMEGRVNNFLNLYYNAPEKILLTWNIKSPELRLNEFLGFLAARRRVKASAAPRGNSGNVVDQLSNVLDKGNAEMHMEVAKVYYRKFLATDVKADLITTSDGVILKNVGVKHAGGSLQLNGRVTQGDALNRFALNTTVLNVNIREFFQSFSNFGLSTPTYENLKGFLSAKTSITGGVTDKGDLVPRSINGTVNVSLRNGALLNYEPLIKVGKFAFPFRDLKNIEIPKLDAHFDVRGEKIFIRPMQFSSSVLNADIAGVYALTKGTDIALDIPLRNPKKDEDITDKEELQKRRFKGIVLHLAARDDENGKIKIGWNKDHK; encoded by the coding sequence ATGCCTAAGTGGTTAAAAATAGTTTTAAAGGTTGTAGCAGGTATAATTCTTTTGTTTGTATTGCTTTCTGTAGGGTTGCTGATTTATATCAACACTAATAAAGGTAAAGTACTTACGCTTATCACCAGTACCCTTAACAAGAATCTGGATGGTAAGTTAACCATAGGCGATATGGAAACTACTTTTTTTAAGGGTTTCCCCGGAATATCGGTAACGCTCAAAAACGTGCTGATTAAAGACAAGCGCTGGCCTGAGCATCGGCACACCCTATTAGATGCCAAAGACTTTGATGTCTCTATAAACACAGCTTCCTTACTGCGGGGCACCATTCGGATAAGTAATATTGACATTAGCAATGCCGCAATCGACTTATATAAAGATAGTACCGGCTATAGCAATACTTCTGTCTTTAAAAAGAAGAAGCAGCAACCTAAAACGGAGCAAAGTGACGACGGCGGCAGTTCGGCCGAGTTTGGAAAGTTCACTTTAAAAAAAGTAAGCTTTGCCGTAAACAACCAAAAAAATAACAAGCTTTTCCAGTTTTATATCAACCAACTGGCCGGGAAAATGAATTATCCCGACACAGGCTGGCGAGCCGATTTGCAATTGAACGTTTTAACAAAGAGCTTGGCATTTAATACTTTAAAAGGAACCTTTTTAAAAGACAAAACCATTGCAGGGCAAATGATTGCCGGATACAATGAGGATAACGGCAAAATTAAAGTTACCTCCAAAAATCTGACTATAGGTCAGGATCCATTCCAGATCAACGCTTCATTTATGACTGCTAAAAAGGAAACTGAGTTTAAAATACTGGTTATAGCTAACGAGATAACATGGCGAAATGCTTCGGCACTGCTGGCCGAAAACATAAGGATAACGCTTGATAAATTTAACCTGACCAAGCCTATAAAAATCAACGCAAAAATTGCCGGCAGCTTTGGTGGCGGTGATCCGTTGTTACATGTAACAGGAAACATACGAAATAACACGCTGAGTATACCTGGCGGCAAAATTGACAGTTGTAGCTTTGATGCCGAATTTAACAACCATGCTGCGGCAAACAAAGGCTATGACGATGAAAATTCAACCATAAGGCTTTTTCGGTTCTCGGGCAGGTATAATCATTTGCCATTTGTAATTGATACCGGGAGCATCATTAACCTTAAAAAACCTATTGCTACAGGGAATTTTCAAGCCAAGTTCCCGCTTGCTAATTTGAATTATACTTTTGGCGATGTGGCCAAGTTTACCAGGGGAACAGCTAACGTAAAGCTACGCTATAAGGCAGATGTGGTTAACTACCGCCTGAATAAGCCTGTAATTGCCGGACTAATTAGCTTTAAAGATGCTGATGCAGTCTATCTGCCTCGTAATCTTGCCTTTAAAAACACCTCATTATCTCTTAATTTTATTAAAGATGATTTGATACTTAACAACATAAGGCTGCAAAGCGGGCATAGTGTAGTAACGATGGAGGGTAGGGTAAACAACTTTTTAAACCTGTATTACAACGCACCGGAAAAGATCTTACTCACTTGGAATATCAAAAGCCCTGAACTTAGATTAAATGAGTTTTTAGGATTTCTGGCTGCCCGCAGGCGCGTAAAGGCCAGTGCGGCACCACGGGGAAATAGTGGCAACGTTGTTGACCAGTTAAGTAACGTTTTAGATAAGGGGAACGCTGAAATGCACATGGAAGTAGCCAAGGTGTATTATCGCAAGTTTTTGGCTACCGATGTCAAGGCCGATCTGATTACCACATCTGATGGTGTTATTCTCAAAAATGTTGGTGTAAAGCATGCAGGTGGCTCTCTGCAACTTAATGGGCGGGTAACACAGGGCGATGCCTTAAACCGTTTTGCATTGAATACTACTGTTTTAAATGTAAACATCCGTGAGTTTTTCCAATCTTTTAGCAACTTTGGACTATCAACACCTACTTATGAAAACCTGAAAGGCTTTCTTTCAGCAAAAACCAGCATTACTGGCGGGGTGACCGACAAAGGCGATCTGGTGCCGCGTTCAATAAACGGTACAGTGAATGTAAGCTTGCGCAATGGGGCACTGCTTAATTACGAGCCGCTGATAAAGGTGGGTAAGTTCGCTTTTCCTTTTCGTGATTTAAAAAACATTGAGATACCAAAACTGGATGCTCATTTTGACGTACGCGGCGAAAAGATCTTTATCCGACCAATGCAATTTAGTTCAAGTGTACTGAATGCCGATATAGCAGGCGTTTATGCCCTAACCAAGGGTACTGACATTGCGCTGGACATACCGCTTCGTAATCCTAAAAAAGATGAGGATATAACCGACAAGGAAGAATTACAAAAACGCCGGTTTAAAGGCATTGTACTGCACCTGGCCGCCCGTGACGACGAGAACGGCAAAATAAAAATTGGCTGGAACAAGGATCACAAATAG
- a CDS encoding rhomboid family intramembrane serine protease: MQPYLELAPVASALFALNILLSLLAFYNDRVYSEFMLHPYSIARGEKVWTVITSGFIHRDWMHLLFNMWSFFFFAFQLEAWLGHWQFALLYIASLVLSDLPTISKHKDHYGYHSLGASGAISAVVFSYIMFSPRTEMGIFPFPFRIPAYIFGILYLVYCVYASRQSRDSINHDAHFYGALSGIMITILLYHDVVKVFLEQMGL; encoded by the coding sequence ATGCAGCCTTATTTAGAACTGGCACCGGTGGCCTCGGCCCTGTTTGCTTTAAACATTTTATTATCGCTCCTGGCCTTTTATAATGACAGGGTTTACAGCGAATTTATGCTGCACCCTTACAGCATAGCCCGCGGCGAAAAAGTTTGGACCGTGATTACCAGCGGCTTTATACATCGCGATTGGATGCACTTGCTGTTTAACATGTGGTCGTTCTTCTTCTTTGCCTTCCAGCTCGAGGCCTGGCTGGGCCATTGGCAATTTGCCCTGCTCTATATTGCCAGCCTGGTATTAAGCGATTTGCCTACCATTAGTAAACATAAAGATCATTACGGGTATCATAGCCTTGGGGCATCGGGTGCTATTAGTGCCGTTGTATTTAGCTATATTATGTTTAGCCCAAGAACCGAGATGGGCATTTTCCCTTTTCCATTCAGAATACCGGCTTATATATTTGGCATTTTGTATCTGGTGTATTGCGTTTACGCTTCCAGGCAATCCCGTGACAGCATTAACCACGACGCCCACTTTTACGGTGCTTTGAGCGGCATCATGATAACCATACTGCTTTACCATGATGTGGTAAAAGTATTTTTAGAACAGATGGGGTTGTAA
- a CDS encoding MFS transporter: protein MEERQEAPGKKDSFAALRYKDFRAYIGMRFFFTLAYQMQAVVIGFYIYQITHSKLALGYIGLCEAIPAISIALYGGYIADKYEKRKLLFLIFSVVLFASLTIFVVTLQSMSHLVHAGWVVPTIYVMIFLNGVARAFYGPATFTIYAQSIPKELYPNGSTWSSSAWQIATILGPAIGGLIFGSFGITPTFIIINVLLLISLALVYMLRKYPPVYIPKENIWQSLSAGINFVFRNKMMLGAMSLDLFSVFFGGAIALLPVFAHDILKVGSEGLGIMRATSSLGAVLTMLVMTRFSPMNRPWRNLLIAVAGFGLSILCFGLSKSFYISLIFLFTEGMFDSVSVIIRSTLMQLLTPDEMRGRVSAVNSMFIGSSNEIGAFESGSTAELMGTVPSVIFGGCMTLLVVTVTFFKTRNLIPAKLSDISSPTEKNV from the coding sequence GTGGAAGAACGACAGGAAGCACCCGGTAAAAAAGATTCATTTGCGGCATTACGCTATAAAGATTTTCGCGCATACATTGGTATGCGTTTCTTTTTTACACTGGCCTACCAAATGCAGGCCGTTGTAATAGGCTTTTATATTTACCAAATTACGCATAGTAAACTGGCCTTAGGTTATATAGGCTTGTGTGAGGCTATACCGGCCATTAGTATTGCCTTATACGGTGGTTACATTGCCGATAAGTATGAAAAGCGTAAACTTCTGTTTCTCATATTTTCGGTAGTACTGTTTGCATCGCTCACCATTTTTGTAGTTACGCTTCAAAGCATGAGCCATTTGGTACATGCCGGCTGGGTTGTTCCCACTATTTATGTGATGATTTTTCTTAATGGGGTAGCCAGGGCTTTTTACGGGCCGGCCACTTTTACCATTTACGCGCAAAGCATTCCTAAAGAGCTTTATCCTAATGGGAGCACGTGGAGCAGTTCTGCATGGCAAATTGCTACTATTTTGGGGCCTGCTATAGGTGGGTTAATATTCGGAAGCTTTGGTATTACGCCAACCTTTATCATCATCAATGTTCTGCTGCTTATTTCGCTGGCGCTGGTATATATGCTGCGTAAATATCCACCTGTTTATATCCCTAAAGAAAATATATGGCAAAGCTTATCGGCCGGAATCAACTTTGTGTTCCGGAATAAAATGATGCTGGGCGCAATGAGCCTGGATTTATTCTCGGTATTTTTTGGCGGTGCTATTGCGCTTCTGCCCGTGTTTGCCCATGATATTCTAAAGGTAGGCTCAGAGGGCTTAGGTATTATGCGGGCTACATCTTCGTTAGGCGCGGTGTTAACCATGCTGGTCATGACTCGCTTTTCGCCCATGAACCGGCCTTGGCGAAACTTGCTTATTGCCGTAGCCGGATTTGGTTTGTCTATCCTCTGCTTTGGCTTATCTAAAAGCTTTTATATTTCGCTCATCTTCCTGTTTACAGAAGGCATGTTCGACAGTGTTAGTGTAATAATCAGAAGTACGCTAATGCAACTGTTAACACCCGACGAGATGCGCGGGCGGGTATCTGCCGTAAATTCAATGTTCATTGGCTCATCAAACGAGATTGGTGCCTTTGAATCGGGTTCTACAGCCGAATTAATGGGTACGGTGCCATCCGTTATTTTTGGCGGATGTATGACTTTGCTGGTGGTAACCGTTACCTTCTTTAAAACGAGGAATTTAATCCCTGCCAAATTGAGCGATATTAGTAGCCCTACAGAAAAAAATGTTTAA
- the xth gene encoding exodeoxyribonuclease III, translating to MKIATYNVNGVNGRLPVLLRWLDESAPDVVCLQELKAPQDKFPEEAIRNAGYNAIWHGQKSWNGVAILARGTDTEIKEVRRELPGDETDEHSRYLEAVVNGVLIGCLYLPNGNPAPGPKFDYKLSWFERLITHAAKLYTLDIPVVLTGDYNVMPTEQDVYKPERWLDDALFRPETRAAFQKLVAQGWTDALRKLYPDETIYTFWDYFRNAYGRNAGLRIDHFLLNSKLAGRLTTAGVDRHVRGWEKTSDHAPVWIQLKEK from the coding sequence ATGAAAATTGCCACCTATAATGTAAACGGTGTTAACGGACGCCTACCGGTATTGCTGCGCTGGCTCGATGAGTCGGCACCAGATGTGGTTTGCCTGCAGGAACTAAAAGCGCCGCAGGATAAGTTTCCGGAAGAAGCCATACGCAATGCAGGCTATAATGCTATTTGGCACGGGCAGAAAAGCTGGAACGGCGTGGCCATCCTAGCCCGTGGCACCGACACGGAGATAAAGGAAGTAAGGCGCGAACTGCCCGGCGATGAGACCGACGAGCATAGCCGCTACCTGGAAGCCGTGGTGAACGGTGTATTAATTGGTTGCCTTTACTTACCCAATGGCAACCCCGCCCCTGGTCCAAAGTTTGATTATAAATTAAGCTGGTTTGAGCGTTTAATTACCCACGCCGCTAAGTTATATACGTTAGATATTCCGGTAGTACTTACAGGCGACTATAACGTAATGCCCACCGAGCAGGATGTGTATAAACCCGAACGCTGGCTGGACGATGCGCTTTTTAGACCCGAAACACGTGCGGCTTTCCAAAAACTGGTAGCACAAGGCTGGACAGATGCTCTACGCAAACTTTACCCGGATGAGACGATATACACATTTTGGGATTACTTCCGTAACGCTTACGGTCGTAATGCAGGCTTGCGAATTGATCATTTTTTGCTGAACTCTAAGCTGGCAGGCCGCCTTACCACCGCGGGTGTAGACCGCCACGTACGCGGATGGGAAAAAACCAGCGACCATGCGCCGGTTTGGATTCAGTTAAAAGAAAAATAA
- a CDS encoding 2'-5' RNA ligase family protein — protein MNCAKEKDIIRWFGNQASFSLPTCIRLDGFGHFDSHTIFVKVPTQEAIINLVNQLKSKFSSKLKSFKGHPPYFSNNLHITVARRTNIQQFNGAWLLYEKAGFQASFYATEMLLLRRPVFCTASNELQLIQNNYEEVAKFPFEGKSNFGIQTLLPIN, from the coding sequence GTGAATTGTGCAAAGGAAAAAGACATTATCAGATGGTTTGGCAACCAAGCTAGCTTTTCTCTACCAACTTGTATTAGGTTAGACGGCTTTGGGCATTTTGACTCTCACACTATATTTGTAAAAGTACCCACCCAAGAAGCCATAATTAACTTAGTCAATCAGCTAAAGTCAAAATTCAGTTCTAAATTGAAGTCTTTTAAAGGGCACCCACCATACTTTTCCAACAATCTCCATATTACAGTGGCACGGCGCACAAATATTCAACAATTTAACGGCGCATGGCTATTGTATGAAAAAGCAGGTTTCCAGGCCTCTTTCTATGCAACCGAAATGCTACTTTTAAGACGCCCTGTGTTTTGCACTGCGTCAAATGAGTTACAGCTTATCCAGAATAATTATGAAGAGGTCGCTAAATTTCCTTTTGAAGGGAAGTCTAACTTCGGAATACAAACATTATTACCTATAAATTAA
- a CDS encoding Dabb family protein, with translation MIAHHVLFWLKTDTTDDKKQAFRKGLESLQGIEVVRTIHVGTPAPIERAVVDTTYTFSLVLLFDDLAAHDVYQVHPIHKAFLDEFRVYFDKVVIYDAQ, from the coding sequence ATGATTGCACACCACGTTTTATTCTGGCTTAAGACCGATACTACCGACGACAAGAAGCAAGCTTTCCGTAAAGGTTTAGAAAGCCTGCAAGGAATTGAAGTTGTGAGAACTATTCACGTAGGGACACCGGCACCTATAGAGCGCGCCGTTGTAGATACCACCTACACGTTTAGTTTGGTGCTGTTGTTTGATGACTTAGCAGCCCACGATGTTTACCAGGTACACCCCATACATAAGGCTTTTTTGGACGAGTTTAGGGTATATTTTGATAAAGTAGTTATTTATGATGCCCAGTAG
- a CDS encoding HAMP domain-containing sensor histidine kinase: MKWKMTVLTIILTASVIGTLVFQIDWVHKTYLYEHGRIRNQVQKALAGALNKFHAEYNDEVAKLIQPKIIAFNRYAGEIFVGNDSLIIHLNRDSLPLAGIPEVQDGQATYIGRVKVILPTKKLKYSALGTAAENKRALDTLKKLFPVPANLCSPLYFKADSAKIMRYFYANLAKANIADVTRFIQPLFMCSSGEWVPPKYEGFIAYRASGTIAYTSGKRWMSVNFHTNPVKIISGMLVQVLSSVVLLVITTITYISMMRTILRQKRLADMKDDFIDNMTHELKTPIATISAAIEGMQSFNALADKEKTARYLEVSRNELSRLNDMVTKVLNISAYEQKNLSLHIKEVDVLHVLQDIVKAEKLRAVKQVDFSVSVPDAMKNIQADPDHLRNVLVNLIDNAIKYSGETVQIAIRCYQENNFTFLRMTDNGIGIPAADIPYIFDKFYRVHTGNVHNVKGTGLGLSYVKYVVEAHGGYITVKSNVNQGSEFTIALPL, from the coding sequence ATGAAATGGAAAATGACTGTTTTGACCATTATACTTACCGCATCGGTAATTGGAACCCTGGTTTTTCAGATAGACTGGGTGCATAAAACTTACCTGTACGAACATGGAAGAATTCGTAATCAGGTGCAAAAAGCATTAGCCGGTGCCCTAAACAAGTTTCATGCAGAATATAATGACGAGGTTGCAAAGTTGATTCAGCCTAAAATAATCGCTTTTAATCGTTATGCGGGCGAAATTTTTGTGGGTAATGACTCTCTTATCATTCATCTCAACCGCGATAGCCTGCCCTTGGCCGGTATTCCGGAAGTGCAAGATGGTCAGGCTACCTATATAGGGCGTGTTAAAGTTATTCTTCCAACAAAAAAACTTAAGTATAGTGCACTAGGTACAGCAGCTGAAAATAAAAGAGCCTTAGATACGCTGAAAAAGTTATTCCCCGTACCTGCCAATTTATGTTCGCCATTGTATTTCAAAGCAGATAGTGCAAAGATAATGCGTTACTTCTATGCTAATCTGGCAAAAGCAAACATTGCAGATGTAACGCGATTTATTCAGCCATTATTTATGTGTTCAAGCGGTGAATGGGTTCCGCCAAAGTATGAGGGCTTTATAGCTTACCGGGCATCAGGAACCATAGCTTATACCAGCGGCAAACGCTGGATGTCCGTTAACTTCCATACCAATCCTGTTAAAATTATTTCGGGCATGCTTGTTCAGGTGCTATCGTCTGTGGTATTGCTGGTTATTACTACAATTACCTATATCTCCATGATGCGGACTATTTTGCGACAAAAGCGCCTGGCCGACATGAAAGACGATTTTATAGACAACATGACACATGAACTGAAAACCCCGATCGCTACCATATCGGCCGCTATTGAAGGGATGCAAAGCTTTAATGCATTAGCAGACAAGGAAAAGACCGCCCGATACCTGGAGGTGTCGAGAAACGAACTGAGCCGGTTAAACGATATGGTCACTAAGGTGCTCAACATATCGGCATATGAGCAAAAGAACCTTAGCCTTCATATAAAGGAGGTAGATGTGCTTCATGTGTTACAAGATATTGTTAAGGCCGAAAAGTTGCGAGCGGTTAAACAGGTGGATTTTTCGGTCAGCGTTCCAGATGCAATGAAGAACATACAAGCCGATCCTGATCATTTGAGAAATGTGCTGGTTAACCTGATTGACAATGCCATTAAATATTCTGGGGAAACGGTTCAAATAGCTATTAGGTGTTATCAGGAAAATAACTTTACCTTCCTCAGAATGACCGATAATGGAATAGGGATACCTGCTGCAGATATACCTTACATTTTTGATAAGTTTTACAGAGTGCATACCGGTAATGTTCACAACGTAAAAGGTACTGGTTTGGGCCTCAGCTATGTAAAGTATGTTGTAGAAGCGCACGGTGGTTATATCACTGTTAAAAGTAACGTTAACCAGGGTAGCGAATTTACCATAGCATTGCCTTTATAA
- a CDS encoding dipeptide epimerase translates to MKLTFKPFELQLKHRFTISKFSRTSTPIMLLQLEHEGYTGYGEASMVPYMGESIETAVSFLQKVDVKQLKFPFNYAEIIPYLDSIAPGNPAVKAAIDMALHDLEGKLLDKPSWQLLGSNAALMPVTSYTIGIDSPDIFAQKVQEAAGYKAIKVKLGSSDDKQLIDIVRSITDVPLYVDANQGWTDREQSLDLVHWLHEQGVQLIEQPMSKTDPDSNAWLTERSPIPILGDEAVQRLPDVNKAHGVYHGINIKLMKSAGVYEAKQMIDKARQLDMKILIGCMSETSCATLAAAALAPQCDWADLDGPLLTSNNPFAMPEFKEGKWLLNEDAGLGLRM, encoded by the coding sequence ATGAAATTAACATTTAAACCTTTTGAGCTGCAACTAAAGCACCGTTTCACTATATCTAAGTTTTCGCGCACCTCAACCCCCATTATGCTACTGCAACTGGAGCATGAGGGTTATACCGGCTACGGCGAAGCCTCGATGGTGCCGTACATGGGCGAGAGCATAGAAACAGCGGTATCGTTTCTGCAAAAGGTGGATGTTAAACAATTGAAGTTTCCTTTCAACTATGCCGAGATCATACCTTACCTGGATAGCATAGCGCCGGGCAACCCGGCTGTTAAAGCGGCTATTGATATGGCCTTACACGATCTGGAAGGCAAGTTGCTGGATAAGCCGAGCTGGCAGTTACTAGGTAGTAATGCCGCCCTGATGCCGGTAACCAGTTATACCATCGGTATAGATTCACCCGATATCTTTGCCCAAAAAGTACAAGAGGCAGCGGGCTATAAAGCCATTAAAGTAAAATTAGGCAGCAGTGATGACAAGCAACTTATTGATATTGTACGTTCCATAACCGACGTACCTTTATACGTAGATGCTAACCAGGGCTGGACCGACCGCGAACAGAGCCTTGACCTGGTACACTGGCTGCATGAACAAGGTGTACAACTCATAGAACAACCCATGTCCAAAACCGATCCTGATAGCAACGCCTGGCTTACCGAGCGCAGCCCCATCCCTATTTTAGGCGATGAAGCAGTGCAACGCCTGCCCGATGTGAACAAAGCGCATGGGGTGTATCATGGCATTAACATTAAATTAATGAAATCGGCCGGAGTGTACGAGGCAAAACAAATGATTGACAAGGCCCGCCAGTTGGATATGAAGATATTGATAGGTTGCATGAGCGAAACCAGTTGCGCCACCCTGGCCGCCGCCGCCCTGGCTCCCCAGTGCGACTGGGCCGATCTGGACGGCCCCTTGCTTACCAGTAATAATCCGTTCGCTATGCCAGAATTTAAGGAAGGTAAATGGTTATTGAATGAAGATGCTGGGTTAGGATTGAGGATGTAA
- a CDS encoding PfkB family carbohydrate kinase yields the protein MLHLCCIGHITLDKVVHNLNERYLAGGTSYYFSHALSRMHIAYQLITAVGESELPVVNELRAKGIPVEVLPSKHSVYFENIYAANQDHRTQRVLQKADPFMVEQLQDVNARTFHLGPLLADDMPIAVIKYLASKGKVSLDVQGYLREVRNFEVHAIDWPEKQEALQYVSILKANEAELEVLTGSKSIEQGGRMLAMWGVKEVVVTLGSMGSVILSDGHFYTIPAYPPVAVTDATGCGDTYMAGYLYQRSKGANIQQAGEFGAAMASLKIATSGPFTGTEQDVLNFMRLSL from the coding sequence ATGCTCCACCTCTGCTGTATAGGGCATATTACCCTCGATAAAGTTGTTCACAACCTAAACGAACGGTATTTAGCCGGCGGTACATCTTACTATTTTTCACATGCGCTGAGCCGTATGCATATAGCTTACCAACTCATAACTGCCGTTGGAGAAAGTGAGTTACCGGTGGTAAATGAACTTCGTGCCAAAGGGATACCTGTTGAAGTTTTACCCAGTAAGCACTCAGTATACTTCGAAAATATTTATGCAGCTAACCAAGATCACCGCACCCAACGCGTACTTCAAAAAGCCGATCCATTTATGGTTGAACAACTACAGGATGTTAATGCCCGAACATTTCACTTAGGGCCACTACTGGCTGATGATATGCCGATTGCCGTTATCAAATATTTGGCTAGTAAAGGAAAGGTATCGCTTGATGTGCAGGGCTACTTGCGCGAAGTGCGTAATTTTGAGGTACACGCCATTGATTGGCCTGAGAAGCAGGAAGCGCTGCAATATGTATCCATACTGAAAGCGAACGAAGCAGAACTGGAAGTACTTACAGGAAGTAAAAGCATTGAGCAAGGTGGCCGAATGTTAGCCATGTGGGGCGTAAAAGAAGTAGTGGTTACTTTAGGCAGCATGGGCTCGGTTATTTTGAGCGATGGCCATTTTTATACCATTCCCGCTTACCCGCCTGTAGCAGTAACAGATGCCACCGGTTGCGGCGACACTTACATGGCCGGTTATCTATATCAACGCAGTAAGGGTGCTAATATTCAGCAAGCGGGTGAGTTTGGCGCAGCGATGGCCAGTCTTAAAATTGCAACATCAGGACCATTTACCGGGACAGAGCAGGATGTACTCAATTTTATGAGGCTAAGCCTATAG
- a CDS encoding NlpC/P60 family protein encodes MPLRYIILALAFLVLSCNQPGSQVSTIASGRLAAADSGQQSTTFTSNAGPITSINTGKTTPAQLVAFARTLTGITYKYGSVNPQEGFDCSGFITYTFNHFNIAVPRSSKDFTNVKEPTELKHAKPGDLILFTGTDSTQKVAGHMGIIVNAGDSISFIHATSGKQYGVTETPLNAYYQGRYLKTIRVFSQNH; translated from the coding sequence ATGCCGTTACGATACATTATACTTGCTTTAGCTTTCCTTGTGCTTTCGTGCAATCAGCCAGGCAGCCAGGTATCTACAATAGCATCGGGGCGTTTAGCGGCCGCAGATTCAGGGCAGCAGTCAACAACCTTCACCAGCAATGCTGGGCCTATCACCTCCATAAATACAGGCAAAACCACGCCGGCTCAACTCGTCGCCTTTGCACGTACGCTTACGGGCATTACTTATAAGTATGGGTCTGTTAATCCACAGGAAGGGTTTGACTGTTCGGGTTTTATTACGTATACTTTTAACCACTTCAACATTGCGGTACCCAGAAGCTCGAAAGACTTTACCAACGTAAAAGAACCTACTGAACTTAAGCATGCAAAACCTGGCGACCTCATCCTTTTTACAGGTACCGATAGCACGCAGAAAGTTGCGGGTCATATGGGCATCATTGTAAATGCCGGCGATAGTATAAGTTTTATTCACGCTACATCGGGCAAACAATATGGTGTTACCGAAACACCGCTGAACGCTTACTACCAGGGCCGGTATTTAAAAACGATCAGGGTTTTTTCGCAAAACCACTAA
- a CDS encoding response regulator transcription factor, producing the protein MDYTVLLAEDELALAHIVRESLEERNYKVILCPNGEAALQQYKKCRPDVVVLDIMMPLMDGFSVAQQIRINDKKTPIIFLTAKSHTKDVVAGFELGANDYLKKPFSVEELIVRIQVQLSKQGVLEVKTALRDEEVFRFGNFEFISRKNSLIYGLEISSLTSRESEVLKVLCQNQQQIVNKTQLLNNLWGSDSFFNARSLDVFITKLRKRLSADPSVQIINVRGVGYKLVY; encoded by the coding sequence ATGGATTATACTGTTCTTTTAGCCGAAGATGAGCTGGCACTGGCCCACATTGTACGGGAGAGCCTAGAGGAAAGAAATTACAAAGTGATTTTATGCCCTAATGGCGAGGCTGCGTTACAGCAGTACAAAAAATGCCGTCCTGATGTTGTAGTGCTGGATATCATGATGCCGTTGATGGACGGGTTTTCGGTTGCGCAGCAAATCAGAATTAATGATAAAAAGACACCTATCATTTTTCTAACGGCAAAATCGCATACTAAAGATGTTGTGGCTGGCTTTGAGTTGGGTGCTAACGATTATTTAAAAAAGCCGTTCAGCGTTGAAGAATTAATTGTTCGGATACAGGTGCAGTTGAGTAAGCAAGGCGTTTTAGAAGTTAAAACGGCTCTTCGTGATGAAGAGGTATTCAGGTTTGGCAATTTTGAATTTATTTCGCGCAAAAACAGCCTGATCTATGGTTTGGAAATTAGTTCGCTCACCTCGCGCGAGAGTGAAGTGTTGAAGGTGTTATGCCAAAACCAGCAACAGATAGTGAACAAAACTCAGCTGTTAAACAACCTTTGGGGAAGCGACAGCTTTTTCAATGCCCGTAGCTTAGATGTATTTATTACGAAATTACGCAAGCGTTTATCTGCCGATCCATCCGTTCAGATCATTAACGTAAGGGGCGTAGGGTATAAGTTAGTTTATTAA